The following coding sequences lie in one Yoonia sp. G8-12 genomic window:
- a CDS encoding DUF1194 domain-containing protein produces MIRLVFASLVAFLPVASQACETALILTMDVSNSIDSAEYRLQTDGLADALRDPEIVETMVAGENYLTVVQWSGVDKQTVSIPWTQMRTALDVESFAQKARLMERAFILSDTAPAEAIFFSLTLFDQVPDCARKVIDVSGDGTPNGGSEVRAARNAAERAGVTINGIAIESMGLAITNFFRGAVITRNGFVMTARTHREYPATIRAKILREISRIFG; encoded by the coding sequence ATGATCCGGCTTGTTTTCGCTTCTCTTGTGGCTTTTCTTCCCGTGGCATCGCAGGCGTGCGAGACTGCCTTGATCCTGACCATGGATGTCTCCAATTCGATCGACAGCGCGGAATACCGGTTGCAGACGGACGGGCTGGCCGATGCATTGCGCGACCCCGAGATCGTGGAAACCATGGTGGCAGGAGAAAATTACCTCACAGTCGTCCAATGGTCAGGTGTGGACAAGCAGACCGTGTCAATCCCTTGGACCCAGATGCGTACAGCACTGGATGTGGAAAGTTTCGCCCAAAAGGCCCGCTTGATGGAACGCGCGTTCATCCTGTCAGACACCGCCCCCGCCGAGGCGATTTTCTTTTCTTTGACGCTCTTTGATCAGGTACCTGACTGTGCGCGCAAAGTCATTGATGTGTCGGGCGATGGCACACCAAATGGCGGCTCAGAAGTGCGTGCCGCGCGCAATGCCGCCGAACGCGCCGGTGTGACCATCAACGGGATTGCGATTGAATCGATGGGCCTTGCGATCACGAATTTCTTTCGTGGTGCAGTGATTACCCGTAACGGATTTGTCATGACGGCCCGCACCCACCGCGAATACCCCGCAACGATCCGCGCGAAAATCCTGCGCGAGATCAGCCGCATTTTCGGCTAG
- the denD gene encoding D-erythronate dehydrogenase, with translation MSASVVITGGCGFLGTALAQRIVENGVTLPDGRRLANPQIHLWDRPDAIAPELPDTTVHAVDIADKDAVLAAMPADVALIYHLAAVVSGQAEDDFDLAMQVNLGGTNAVLEAARAIAPGVPVIGTSSLAVYGGTPTAPLTEDTQIQPQNTYGVTKAMAELVMADYRRRGWVDARTLRLPTITVRPGRPNAAASSFASSIIREPLGGVPAICPVDPDMSLWIASPDAAVTALWHAPSVPTADWPAFGAVNMPGLQVQIQAMIAGLRARAGDGTADLIEIKPDQRIIDIVGTWPTLFDTALAQSLGLVGDAGFDAILDQAFLMK, from the coding sequence ATGTCTGCAAGCGTTGTCATCACAGGGGGCTGCGGTTTTCTGGGCACAGCACTTGCGCAACGCATCGTTGAAAACGGCGTGACGCTGCCCGATGGGCGGCGTCTGGCCAACCCGCAGATCCACCTGTGGGACAGGCCCGATGCCATCGCCCCGGAACTGCCCGATACGACGGTCCACGCGGTCGATATCGCTGACAAAGACGCGGTCTTGGCCGCGATGCCTGCGGATGTGGCACTGATCTATCATCTGGCCGCTGTTGTCAGCGGACAGGCCGAGGATGATTTCGACCTTGCGATGCAGGTCAATCTTGGCGGCACCAACGCAGTATTGGAGGCGGCAAGGGCCATTGCCCCGGGTGTGCCGGTGATCGGGACGTCCTCGCTTGCGGTTTACGGCGGCACCCCGACCGCGCCTTTGACCGAAGACACCCAGATCCAGCCGCAGAACACCTATGGTGTGACCAAAGCCATGGCCGAACTGGTCATGGCGGACTATCGCAGACGCGGGTGGGTCGATGCACGCACCTTGCGCCTGCCAACCATCACCGTGCGTCCCGGACGGCCCAATGCGGCGGCTTCGTCTTTTGCGTCGTCGATTATCCGTGAACCTTTGGGAGGCGTGCCTGCGATCTGTCCGGTTGATCCTGACATGTCGCTGTGGATCGCCTCACCCGATGCGGCGGTCACAGCGCTTTGGCATGCGCCATCGGTGCCAACCGCAGATTGGCCCGCCTTTGGTGCGGTAAATATGCCGGGGCTACAGGTGCAGATACAGGCCATGATTGCGGGATTGCGCGCGCGGGCGGGGGATGGCACCGCCGATCTGATTGAAATAAAACCTGACCAGCGCATCATCGATATTGTTGGCACATGGCCCACGCTGTTTGACACGGCACTGGCGCAATCATTGGGCCTTGTGGGCGACGCAGGGTTCGATGCGATCCTCGATCAGGCCTTTTTGATGAAATAA
- a CDS encoding DUF4169 family protein has protein sequence MKPINLNQARKVKTRAEAKAKADENAVRFGRTKAEKVLDATRAQHAANRLDQLKFDDE, from the coding sequence ATGAAGCCAATCAACCTCAACCAAGCGCGCAAAGTGAAAACGCGCGCCGAGGCCAAGGCCAAAGCGGACGAAAACGCCGTCCGCTTCGGGCGCACCAAGGCGGAAAAGGTGCTGGACGCGACCCGCGCCCAGCACGCCGCCAACCGCCTCGATCAACTCAAGTTCGACGACGAGTGA
- a CDS encoding Rne/Rng family ribonuclease, producing the protein MPKKMLIDATHAEETRVVVVDGNKVEEFDFESQFKRQLAGNIYLAKVTRVEPSLQAAFVDYGGNRHGFLAFSEIHPDYYQIPIADREALIAEEKAYAESLKAEAEAEDEKPKPRRRRRTKSAAAETASDDAVVTGEVETPEEETSGDIAGMETIDLGDSDEGSSPMELVGETPVDTPAADEDLDDEDGDQADPQSKDDTIESVAEEDDTDEVRPVRKPRPKRYKIQEVIKVRQILLIQVVKEERGNKGAALTTYLSLAGRYCVLMPNTARGGGISRKITNAADRKKLKEIANDMTVPEGAGLIIRTAGSQRTKAEIKRDYEYLQRMWEQIRELTLKSTAPAKIYEEGDLIKRSIRDLYSKEIDEVIVAGEAGYRTAKDFMKMIMPSHAKNVKYYAEQMPLYARYQVEGYLNGMFNPTVQLPSGGYIVIGITEALVAIDVNSGRATKEGSIEQTALKTNLEAADEVARQLRLRDLAGLIVIDFIDMDERRNNASVEKRFKDKLKTDRARIQVGRISGFGLMEMSRQRLRPGMLEATTQMCSHCHGTGLLRSDDNVALSILRALEEEGVRGRSKEVLIKAPISIANFLMNGKREHIADIEMRYGMSVRIECDPVLVSPDFAIEKFKTATRVVPDAAPFVTSVVMDEEDDDAVDEANIIIESDDAEETNTVSAEGEDKPKRKRRRRRRRRGGSNNGENQNGDNQTGDDDDADNGAEAAPQEAATDAPADAPAPEEKPKRTRSRTRKPVAAKAEDVTEATPAEATPAEATPAEATPAEEKPAEEAAKEKPAPRKRAPRKKAEPAAEAPEGEAAPEGEAPKPDEKPKPKPRSRAKPKPKAKAAAETEVVVAQAEAEPAASEPVPAPTPEPAQVQTPEPAEAEAEPADDKPKRKGWWSLGR; encoded by the coding sequence ATGCCAAAGAAAATGTTAATAGATGCCACACACGCGGAAGAAACCCGCGTTGTTGTGGTCGACGGAAACAAAGTCGAAGAATTTGATTTTGAAAGCCAGTTCAAGCGCCAGCTTGCCGGCAACATATACCTTGCAAAGGTAACACGCGTAGAACCATCGCTGCAGGCAGCGTTCGTTGACTATGGCGGCAACCGTCATGGGTTCCTTGCGTTCTCGGAAATCCACCCCGATTACTATCAGATCCCGATCGCGGATCGCGAAGCGCTGATTGCTGAGGAAAAAGCCTATGCCGAAAGCCTGAAGGCCGAAGCAGAAGCCGAGGACGAAAAGCCCAAGCCAAGGCGCCGCCGCCGCACGAAATCTGCCGCTGCCGAGACTGCCAGCGATGATGCGGTCGTCACAGGCGAGGTGGAAACGCCCGAGGAAGAGACCTCTGGCGATATTGCGGGCATGGAAACGATTGATCTGGGCGACAGCGACGAGGGCAGCTCGCCCATGGAGCTGGTCGGCGAGACACCTGTAGATACCCCCGCAGCCGATGAAGACCTTGATGACGAGGACGGCGATCAGGCGGATCCTCAGAGCAAAGACGACACAATCGAAAGCGTCGCCGAAGAAGACGACACAGACGAAGTGCGCCCTGTCCGCAAGCCGCGCCCCAAACGCTATAAAATCCAAGAGGTCATCAAGGTCCGCCAGATCCTGTTGATTCAGGTCGTCAAAGAAGAGCGCGGCAACAAAGGTGCCGCCCTGACCACATATCTGTCGCTGGCCGGTCGCTACTGTGTACTGATGCCGAACACCGCGCGTGGCGGTGGCATCAGCCGCAAGATCACCAATGCTGCTGACCGCAAGAAACTCAAAGAAATCGCCAACGACATGACCGTGCCCGAAGGCGCGGGCCTGATCATTCGCACCGCCGGATCCCAGCGGACCAAGGCCGAGATCAAGCGCGATTACGAATATCTGCAACGCATGTGGGAACAGATCCGCGAACTGACGCTGAAATCCACAGCACCGGCGAAAATCTATGAAGAAGGCGATCTGATCAAACGCTCGATCCGCGATCTTTATTCCAAAGAGATCGACGAAGTGATCGTCGCAGGCGAGGCAGGGTATCGCACCGCCAAAGACTTCATGAAAATGATCATGCCGTCCCACGCCAAAAACGTGAAATACTATGCCGAACAGATGCCGCTTTACGCGCGCTATCAGGTTGAGGGTTATCTGAACGGCATGTTCAACCCGACGGTCCAGCTGCCCTCGGGTGGCTATATCGTGATCGGCATCACCGAGGCGCTGGTGGCCATCGACGTCAACTCTGGTCGGGCGACCAAAGAAGGCTCGATTGAACAGACCGCGTTGAAAACCAACCTTGAGGCCGCCGATGAGGTGGCGCGCCAGTTGCGTTTGCGTGACTTGGCCGGTTTGATCGTGATCGACTTTATCGACATGGATGAACGCCGCAACAATGCATCCGTCGAAAAACGCTTCAAAGACAAGCTCAAGACAGATCGTGCGCGTATTCAGGTTGGCCGGATTTCCGGCTTTGGCCTGATGGAAATGTCACGTCAGCGTTTGCGCCCAGGTATGCTTGAGGCGACGACGCAGATGTGTTCGCATTGCCACGGCACGGGCCTTTTGCGCTCTGACGATAACGTGGCGCTTTCGATCCTGCGCGCGCTGGAAGAAGAGGGCGTGCGCGGTCGGTCCAAAGAGGTGCTGATCAAGGCGCCGATTTCGATTGCGAACTTCTTGATGAACGGCAAGCGCGAACATATCGCCGATATCGAGATGCGCTATGGCATGTCGGTGCGGATCGAATGTGATCCGGTGCTCGTGTCGCCTGATTTCGCGATTGAAAAGTTCAAGACTGCAACCCGCGTCGTGCCCGATGCAGCCCCTTTCGTCACATCGGTTGTGATGGACGAAGAAGATGACGACGCGGTTGATGAGGCCAATATCATCATCGAGAGCGATGATGCCGAAGAGACCAACACCGTTTCTGCGGAAGGCGAAGACAAGCCCAAGCGCAAACGCCGTCGGCGTCGGCGCCGTCGGGGTGGCAGCAACAATGGTGAGAACCAAAACGGTGACAACCAGACCGGTGATGACGACGATGCCGACAACGGTGCCGAAGCCGCACCACAAGAGGCTGCGACAGATGCCCCAGCAGATGCGCCAGCGCCTGAGGAAAAGCCAAAGCGCACGCGCAGCCGGACCAGAAAGCCCGTCGCGGCCAAAGCCGAGGATGTGACTGAGGCCACACCGGCCGAGGCGACACCGGCCGAGGCGACACCGGCTGAGGCGACACCTGCCGAAGAAAAGCCTGCCGAGGAGGCTGCAAAGGAAAAACCTGCACCCAGAAAGCGTGCTCCGCGCAAGAAGGCCGAACCTGCCGCAGAGGCCCCCGAGGGCGAAGCCGCGCCAGAAGGCGAGGCACCAAAGCCTGACGAAAAGCCAAAGCCGAAACCCCGCAGCCGCGCCAAGCCAAAACCAAAGGCAAAGGCAGCAGCGGAAACCGAGGTTGTGGTTGCACAAGCCGAGGCCGAACCTGCCGCGTCAGAGCCTGTACCGGCCCCAACCCCGGAACCTGCACAGGTGCAAACGCCGGAACCTGCCGAGGCTGAAGCTGAACCTGCGGACGACAAGCCCAAGCGCAAAGGCTGGTGGTCGCTGGGCCGCTAA
- a CDS encoding cytochrome c biogenesis CcdA family protein: MLDTALIFDAALLPAMLIAMLAGILSFLSPCVLPVVPPYLAYMGGVSVSEMEQTRAARKRVFVSAVFFVLGLSTIFLLLGLAFSTMGRMLLQVQDWFIVVAGAMIMILGAHFIGVFRIGFLDRELRVDAGDKGGSAFGAYLLGLAFAFGWTPCLGPILGAILSLAASEADVARGTVLLAVYAFGLGIPFLLVAAFFPRLKGVMGWMKRHMDRIEKISGLLLWTVGLMMMTGQFAAFSYWLLERFPALALIG; encoded by the coding sequence ATGCTCGACACTGCTCTGATTTTTGATGCCGCCTTGCTGCCTGCGATGCTGATTGCGATGCTGGCGGGTATTCTGTCGTTCCTCAGCCCCTGTGTGCTGCCAGTTGTGCCGCCGTATCTTGCCTATATGGGCGGTGTTTCGGTTAGCGAGATGGAACAGACGCGTGCCGCGCGCAAACGTGTGTTTGTCTCGGCTGTGTTCTTTGTGCTGGGGCTTTCGACGATCTTTTTGCTGCTGGGCCTCGCGTTTTCGACAATGGGCCGGATGCTGTTGCAGGTACAGGACTGGTTTATTGTCGTCGCAGGGGCGATGATCATGATCCTTGGTGCGCATTTTATCGGCGTGTTTCGCATCGGTTTTCTGGACCGTGAATTGCGCGTGGATGCGGGCGATAAAGGCGGGTCTGCCTTTGGCGCCTATCTTTTGGGCCTTGCCTTCGCTTTCGGCTGGACACCTTGCCTTGGACCGATCCTTGGCGCGATCCTGAGCCTTGCGGCATCCGAGGCGGATGTTGCGCGCGGCACGGTTCTTTTGGCGGTTTATGCCTTTGGCCTTGGGATCCCGTTTTTGTTGGTCGCGGCTTTCTTTCCGCGCCTCAAGGGTGTGATGGGCTGGATGAAGCGCCACATGGACCGGATCGAGAAGATCTCGGGCCTCTTGTTGTGGACCGTGGGTCTGATGATGATGACCGGCCAGTTCGCCGCCTTCAGCTATTGGCTGCTAGAACGGTTCCCCGCGCTCGCTTTGATTGGCTAG
- a CDS encoding SOS response-associated peptidase — protein sequence MCNLYSLTSAQSAIADLVNLWRDDTGNLAALTGIYPDYPAPVITQTPQGRVMQMMRWGMPSPAFVLKGKKTDKGVTNVRNTASPHWRRWLGPSHRCVVPFTSFSEYQTVKGEKPKTVWFAPTGPQKTLFFAGIWTEWTSVRTLKEGETTNNLFAFLTVEPNAVVAPIHPKAMPVILRSPEAIAHWLDAPVDAALKLQRPFPDDGLEVIEGPV from the coding sequence ATGTGTAACCTTTATTCTTTAACCTCTGCGCAGTCCGCAATCGCGGATCTGGTCAATCTGTGGCGCGATGACACGGGCAATTTAGCCGCGCTGACAGGCATTTACCCCGATTACCCCGCACCGGTCATCACCCAAACGCCCCAAGGCCGCGTCATGCAGATGATGCGCTGGGGGATGCCATCACCTGCGTTCGTCCTGAAGGGGAAGAAGACCGACAAAGGTGTCACCAATGTGCGCAACACGGCATCACCCCACTGGCGGCGCTGGCTTGGCCCATCGCACCGCTGTGTGGTGCCATTCACCAGCTTTTCTGAATATCAGACCGTCAAAGGCGAGAAGCCGAAAACTGTTTGGTTTGCTCCCACGGGGCCCCAAAAGACGCTATTCTTTGCAGGGATCTGGACCGAATGGACATCCGTTCGGACGTTGAAAGAAGGCGAGACGACAAATAACCTTTTTGCCTTTCTTACGGTCGAACCCAACGCAGTTGTCGCGCCCATCCACCCCAAAGCCATGCCTGTGATCCTGCGCAGCCCCGAGGCCATTGCCCATTGGCTGGACGCACCCGTGGATGCGGCACTGAAACTGCAACGCCCGTTTCCTGATGACGGGTTAGAGGTGATCGAGGGGCCGGTTTAG
- a CDS encoding ribbon-helix-helix domain-containing protein translates to MDHRRPVKRSLTLRGHRTSVSLEDIFWDAFRRYADEDGDTINGLAAKIDEARGDLGLASAIRIFVLERALKQV, encoded by the coding sequence ATGGATCACCGGCGTCCGGTCAAACGATCCTTAACGCTGCGGGGGCACCGCACCAGTGTGTCGCTGGAAGACATTTTTTGGGATGCGTTCCGCCGCTATGCGGACGAAGATGGCGACACCATCAACGGGCTTGCCGCCAAAATAGATGAAGCCCGAGGTGATCTCGGGCTTGCCTCTGCGATACGGATTTTCGTGTTAGAGCGCGCGCTCAAGCAGGTTTAG
- a CDS encoding SspB family protein, whose product MTTTIDYGNLMHRAMRGLIQQVLTDVKESGLPGEHHFFITFDTMHPDVEIADWLSDRYPGEMTVVIQHWFDNLDVTDEGFTITLNFGDNPETLYIPYDAIKTFVDPSVEFGLRFETQNEDDASDEVAEAPMDEMVEPEDDKAPKEAEVVSLDQFRK is encoded by the coding sequence GTGACGACGACGATCGACTATGGAAATCTGATGCACCGCGCCATGCGTGGATTGATCCAGCAGGTTTTGACAGATGTGAAGGAAAGCGGGCTTCCCGGCGAGCATCATTTTTTCATCACCTTTGACACGATGCATCCTGATGTCGAAATCGCCGATTGGCTGTCAGACCGCTATCCCGGTGAAATGACCGTGGTCATCCAGCACTGGTTTGACAATCTGGACGTCACTGATGAGGGTTTCACCATCACGCTGAACTTCGGTGACAACCCAGAGACGCTTTATATCCCTTACGACGCGATCAAGACTTTCGTGGACCCTTCTGTCGAATTCGGCCTGCGGTTTGAAACGCAGAACGAAGATGACGCCAGCGATGAGGTGGCCGAGGCCCCGATGGACGAAATGGTCGAGCCCGAAGATGACAAAGCGCCCAAAGAGGCCGAAGTCGTCAGCCTCGATCAGTTTCGCAAGTAA
- a CDS encoding sulfurtransferase TusA family protein, translating to MTYDADLDAKGLLCPLPVLKARKRLQALGSGQVLRVLADDPAAIIDVPHFCIEAGHELIASEDTADGQLYFIKKA from the coding sequence ATGACCTATGATGCTGATCTTGATGCCAAAGGGCTGCTGTGCCCGCTTCCCGTTCTCAAAGCGCGCAAACGCTTGCAGGCCCTGGGGTCTGGTCAGGTTTTGCGCGTGTTGGCCGATGATCCGGCAGCGATTATTGACGTACCGCATTTTTGCATCGAAGCAGGGCATGAACTGATCGCGTCAGAAGATACGGCCGACGGCCAGCTTTATTTCATCAAAAAGGCCTGA
- the fumC gene encoding class II fumarate hydratase, protein MTDTRTETDSFGPLEVPSDRYWGAQTQRSIMNFPIGWEKQPVAIVRGLGVIKQACAIANKERGKLDAELADAIIAAAAEVVAGKLDDHFPLVVWQTGSGTQSNMNANEVISNRAIEMLGGVIGSKDPVHPNDHCNMGQSSNDTFPTAMHIAVAMTAHDVLLPGLAKLHAALAAKQAEFDDIIKIGRTHTMDATPLTLGQEFSGYVHQVAMGIRRIKAALPAIYELAQGGTAVGTGLNTPKGWGETVAAHMAEITGLPFVTAPNKFEALAAHDALVEMSGALKTVAVSLYKIAADIRMLGSGPRCGLGELMLPENEPGSSIMPGKVNPTQVEALTQVCAHVMGNDAAVGFAGSQGHFELNVMKPMMAYNVLQSMQLLGDASVTFTDNCVVGIRADRTRIEKLMRESLMLVTALAPTIGYDNATTVAKTAHKNGTTLKEEAIKLGFVDEATFDKVVRPEDMIGPK, encoded by the coding sequence ATGACCGACACACGCACAGAAACCGACAGCTTTGGCCCGTTAGAGGTACCCAGCGACCGCTATTGGGGCGCGCAGACACAGCGTTCGATCATGAATTTCCCGATTGGATGGGAGAAACAGCCAGTGGCCATCGTGCGCGGCCTCGGTGTGATCAAACAGGCCTGCGCGATTGCCAACAAAGAGCGCGGCAAACTGGACGCAGAGCTTGCCGATGCGATCATTGCTGCCGCTGCCGAAGTGGTCGCCGGTAAGCTGGATGACCACTTTCCACTGGTGGTGTGGCAAACTGGTTCAGGCACGCAATCGAACATGAACGCCAACGAGGTGATTTCAAACCGCGCAATCGAGATGCTGGGCGGTGTGATCGGATCGAAAGACCCCGTGCACCCCAACGATCACTGCAACATGGGCCAGTCATCCAACGATACCTTCCCGACCGCCATGCATATTGCCGTGGCGATGACCGCGCATGATGTGCTGTTGCCGGGCCTTGCAAAACTGCACGCCGCCTTGGCGGCCAAGCAGGCCGAATTCGACGATATCATCAAAATCGGCCGCACTCACACGATGGACGCGACACCGCTGACCTTGGGTCAGGAGTTTTCAGGCTATGTTCATCAGGTCGCGATGGGCATCCGCCGCATCAAAGCCGCCCTGCCCGCGATCTATGAGCTGGCACAAGGCGGCACTGCTGTCGGCACCGGCCTGAACACACCCAAAGGCTGGGGTGAAACCGTGGCCGCACATATGGCCGAGATCACCGGCCTGCCCTTCGTGACAGCGCCCAACAAATTCGAGGCGCTGGCCGCCCATGACGCTTTGGTCGAAATGTCAGGCGCGCTGAAAACCGTGGCCGTCAGCCTTTATAAAATCGCAGCAGACATCCGCATGCTGGGGTCCGGCCCCCGCTGTGGTCTGGGCGAGCTGATGTTGCCGGAAAACGAGCCCGGCTCATCCATCATGCCCGGCAAGGTGAACCCAACGCAGGTCGAAGCGCTGACGCAGGTTTGCGCCCATGTCATGGGCAATGATGCCGCTGTCGGTTTCGCAGGCTCGCAGGGGCATTTTGAATTGAACGTGATGAAACCAATGATGGCTTATAACGTCTTGCAATCCATGCAGCTTTTGGGTGATGCGTCAGTCACATTTACCGATAACTGTGTTGTCGGTATCCGCGCAGATCGGACACGGATCGAAAAACTGATGCGGGAATCGCTGATGCTGGTCACCGCACTGGCCCCCACCATCGGCTATGACAACGCCACAACGGTCGCCAAGACCGCGCATAAGAACGGCACGACGCTCAAGGAAGAAGCGATCAAGCTGGGCTTTGTGGATGAGGCGACGTTCGACAAAGTGGTACGCCCCGAGGACATGATCGGCCCCAAATGA
- a CDS encoding Crp/Fnr family transcriptional regulator, with product MDLFTFLTCPPNALDADTAREFAAAWNVEFVEKGRRIATQGEPDPMERIILDGRATSQISDPEGRGVCVSFNAGPCVVAPNVARTRNGTSLVSIEVVADALVAQMDSRALTELMLASKPIREWANGILQQELARKADREWCLAALGGADRLAWFRKDFPRHERLFGHYLIASFLGVTPVTLSRLRGAERDTALD from the coding sequence TTGGACCTCTTTACCTTTCTGACGTGTCCCCCGAACGCTTTAGATGCAGACACAGCGCGTGAGTTTGCGGCAGCATGGAATGTTGAATTTGTCGAAAAGGGGCGTCGCATTGCGACGCAGGGCGAACCAGACCCAATGGAGCGCATCATTCTTGATGGGCGCGCCACGAGCCAAATTAGCGATCCAGAAGGCCGCGGCGTTTGCGTTAGCTTTAACGCTGGTCCGTGCGTGGTCGCACCCAATGTTGCGAGAACCAGAAATGGGACCTCGCTCGTTTCCATAGAGGTGGTTGCGGATGCATTGGTTGCGCAAATGGACAGCCGCGCCCTGACTGAGCTTATGCTAGCATCGAAGCCAATTCGCGAATGGGCAAACGGAATTTTGCAGCAAGAACTGGCTCGCAAGGCTGATCGGGAGTGGTGCCTCGCCGCACTTGGCGGCGCAGATCGCCTCGCATGGTTTCGGAAAGATTTCCCGCGACACGAAAGGCTTTTCGGTCACTATTTGATAGCATCTTTTCTCGGTGTCACTCCGGTTACACTTAGTCGTCTTCGCGGTGCTGAGCGAGACACGGCGCTTGATTGA
- the chrA gene encoding chromate efflux transporter: MTSELIAVFGRIGLLSFGGPAAQIALMHKELVEKRDWLTEEQFLRALSFCMLLPGPEAMQLATYAGWKRQGMIGGLIGGGLFVLPGALVIAALALAYGAYGNLPLVQALFLGVKATVVIIVIEALLKIARRALVRTAHLFLAAAAFVALFFFALPFPLVIAVAALIGALGQTGTATTPTIRSGSLRSSLMVLLLGGLIWAAPFGLIGLSGNAFLLDVGVFFSTLAVVTFGGAYAVLAYMTQEVVVSYGWLSTPQMMDALGLAETTPGPLILVTQFVGMIAGMAQGGVTMALLAGALTLWVTFVPCFIWIFAGAPLIDWLDGRPRLRGALAAITAAVVGVIANLSLWFALHVFFGQVETVSFGPLRLIWPHFDTLQPLALGLAAITALLLLWRHWPLPLVLLISAALSLAAAAITGGI; encoded by the coding sequence ATGACATCTGAGCTTATCGCGGTGTTCGGGCGGATCGGCCTGTTGTCTTTTGGTGGGCCTGCGGCGCAGATTGCCCTGATGCACAAAGAACTGGTCGAAAAACGCGACTGGTTGACCGAAGAGCAATTCCTGCGCGCGCTTTCGTTTTGCATGTTGTTGCCGGGGCCTGAGGCAATGCAGCTGGCCACCTATGCCGGTTGGAAACGGCAAGGGATGATCGGCGGGCTGATCGGTGGCGGGCTATTCGTGCTGCCCGGTGCGCTGGTGATCGCAGCCCTTGCGCTGGCCTATGGCGCTTATGGCAATTTGCCCTTGGTGCAGGCGCTGTTTCTGGGCGTGAAGGCAACGGTTGTAATTATCGTGATCGAAGCCCTTTTGAAAATCGCGCGGCGTGCGCTGGTCAGGACGGCACATCTGTTTCTTGCCGCTGCGGCCTTTGTGGCACTTTTCTTTTTTGCACTGCCTTTTCCGCTGGTTATTGCCGTCGCGGCATTGATTGGCGCGCTGGGGCAGACGGGTACGGCCACCACACCGACAATCCGGTCAGGCAGTCTGCGTTCAAGCCTTATGGTCCTGCTTTTGGGCGGTTTGATCTGGGCGGCCCCCTTTGGCCTGATCGGTTTATCGGGCAACGCATTTTTATTGGATGTCGGCGTTTTCTTCTCAACCCTTGCGGTGGTAACCTTCGGCGGGGCCTATGCCGTGCTTGCCTATATGACCCAAGAGGTGGTGGTGTCCTATGGCTGGCTCAGCACGCCGCAGATGATGGATGCCTTGGGGTTGGCGGAAACAACGCCGGGGCCGCTGATTCTTGTGACGCAATTTGTGGGCATGATCGCGGGCATGGCCCAAGGCGGCGTGACGATGGCACTGCTGGCAGGCGCGCTGACGCTTTGGGTGACGTTTGTGCCGTGTTTTATCTGGATATTTGCAGGCGCGCCGCTGATTGACTGGCTGGATGGGCGGCCCCGCTTGCGCGGCGCGCTGGCCGCGATCACGGCGGCGGTGGTTGGTGTCATCGCCAATCTGTCACTGTGGTTCGCGTTGCATGTGTTCTTCGGGCAGGTGGAAACGGTGTCTTTTGGCCCTTTACGACTAATCTGGCCCCATTTTGATACGCTGCAACCACTGGCCCTTGGACTTGCCGCGATCACAGCACTTCTTTTGCTCTGGCGTCATTGGCCGCTGCCACTGGTTTTGCTTATTTCGGCGGCACTCAGCCTTGCTGCGGCAGCTATCACCGGCGGGATCTGA